Sequence from the Pedobacter sp. D749 genome:
CTATATTTGCTATCTAAAATCGCGGTAGCAAAACTTCCTAACTGACTTTCTGATAAGCTGTTAATTGCGCCGGATTGCGAGGCTGCAGCGTCCATCATTGCTTCTCTTTTATAAGCACTTTTCACTGCATCACGAGAATCTTTATTGGCAACATGTCCAATTTCGTGACCGATAATTCCTAACAATTCGTCGTCGGTCATGATATCCATCAATGATGAAAATACGCGTACACTACCATCTGCACATGCGAAAGCGTTGATATCTTTTACTTTATACACTTTAAAATTGAGCGCCAATCCACCTTCATTCTTGTGTTTGGCGAATATTTTTTTAAGTCTAATGGTATATGGATCTTTTTCCGACGCTACAGTATTGTGCGTATCCATGTAACCCACTGCTTCTTTAGCAAGCCTTGATGCGTCTGCATCTGAGAAAGTTGCGGCCTTTACGCCCTTTTCAAGCGCACCAATACCTTTGGAATTTAATTTAATTTGTGCCGATGCAAATGATACGGAGCCAAGCAACAATGCGCTAAGTGCTAAATGGGTAATTTTGTTTTTCATAATGATTTCGTTTATATCAGATATGATAGGATAACAGCAACATGGTTTAAATGTTTGAGTTGTAGTTCGTAATCATTATTAAAAAGCCAAGGAAAAGGATAAAATTTTAAAACGGTTTAGCTGCTGGTTAAATTTTTTTTTGGAAATTGAAAATATTTCCATGGTTTTGGTTCAGCCTTTCAGTAAATTTTGTAGTATGGCGATCGCCAGTGAGGCGTTGATTGTGATGGATTTGATTAACCACAAAAAGTAAAACAGCACTTTCTATACGATTAAATAGGGTAGGTACAGGTTTTTAAGAAAATAGGTCGACAGCTTTTATTGACAACGTTGAGATGGTGTAAAATTAATTAAATCATTTTTGGGCTTAATCTGTTTTAAATTCATGAAGAGGGTATTTTTAATCAGCGCAGCAAGTTTGATCATATTGAGCAGCTGCAGGGAAAAAACGGTGAGTCAGGATGCAATTCAGGCTCCTGCAAGTTCATTTTTTGCAACAAGTTACAGCGATCATAACGCCGAACACCCATCCGAGCAAAAAGCTGAATCTACCGATGCGGCAATTCCATCAACCTGGGTCGGCAAATATTCTGCCTATTTTAGTTACGGCGATATCGCCGGGCAAAACGCAGGCTGGGAATTAGACATCAGGATCACAAACAAAAAGATTACTGCGGAAGGAAACGGTTTCCAAATGGCGTTTTTTGATGAATTAAGGGCTACGGCAAAGGGTTCTAAACTAATTTTAACTCATCTTAAAAATGTATCTGGCTATCAAACAGGTAAAAGCATGAACCCCGAATTTATTTTAATCAAAGATCATGGTCAATTTTATGTCCAGTCAGAATGGATAGATGGAGATGTGAAAGCAAAACCAGGACGATTTGGTCATAAAATCGATAAAACTGGTTTATAACCTATGAGCTGTAGTGATCCTACGAAGGAAATGCCATCTACAAGGTGATAAATTTGCAGTCTCCATTATTTACTCACTAACATACTATTTTTAAAAACCTTGGCCCATTTTTCTACGAACAGCACGCTCAGTGCGGGTTGCTTCACCGCTACGAAATTGGAGTATAAAGCACTTTTACCCTGAATGATGTAATAGAGTTGCGACTCGGGGATTGCGCTATTGTTGAACTTTGGCGACTCGATGCGGAACAATATCCAGGGTGAACCCGATTTGGTTCCCTTTTCAATCATTTTGAGCTTTGCATTAGGGGCATTTTTTAGGGTTCGGTTATAGGTCGCGTTCATGGCCTGTTCTACCGAAACGGATGTAGACCCCATCAACGACAGCATGGTGCCGATGATGGTCCAGTTTTTAAAAGACTCATTCCCAGCTAACAGTTCAACCATACGCGTATTTCCACTTTTTTGGTCAGAACCTATTTTCCATTTGTACTCACCCGGCCATGCTATTTGTAAGTTTTCCTGTGCCTGGGCAGCGTTAACTATACCAGTTAAAACTAAACAGACAATAATGAATTGCTTTCCCATAATTACTTGTGTTTTATTGAATAACATTTTTATTATCATTTAGTGTTAAATTATTCACACACATGATGCTACTTCGTCTTTTTAAAATTAATCAACGATGGAATAAAAAAGCAAAACAGCCTGGCCGCTTTCGACTTCATACCCGTTTTGCCTTAACACCGAATCACTCACCAATTTTTGTGAATTCGTGCGAATTTTGGTAATTCCCTAAAAGTATAAACCCCTGCTAATCGTGCGATTGCAGGGGTTTATACGTTTTGATAGTCTTTGTTGTAATCCCGCTGGGATAATATCTTAATATTCCAATCCTTAGCCAGCGCAAGTAGTTGTCATGCAAACCGAGGCTAAAAAATTTTCAAGCCATTTAAAGTTCATTGCATTATTTAATATGGTTTTCCGAAAGCTTGAGGTGAAGTGTTACCACATTGGAGAATAATCTTAAAATTCAGTAATGCCACATTTATACAGAACAAAGAACAGCGATAAGCATACTACTGAAATTGAGAGCGACAATGCAAAGTACCTTACTGATCCAAATATGTCAAGCCTGGAGCGAAATGACACTATTCCTTTCGCCGACAATACCAGTATCAACGTAATTAAAGCCACTGCAAAATTCAGCATTACAATGCTGGTTACCAGGTAAAATGTTAATAAGGCAGGTTCGATAATCACTTTGGAGGGCAGGCCGTATATCGCTCCGGTAACCAGGCTGATTAGCGCAATCCATAAACCGTACCCACCACCCTGTTTGCTTGCCTTAAACCATGTTTGTCTGTAGGATTTTATTGTAGGAACTTCTCTATGCACTGATTCCTTAAGCGGGCCGGTAGTTGTTCCTGAAAAATTCTTAGGCTTTTGTTTATTATACCTCGGCCACCAAATTATCAGGCCGGAGATCATTAAAAGTAACGGCGAGAGTCCACCCACAAAAGCGAATATCTTGGTTGGCATACCACCGAAATTACCATAATGAAGGGGTTGTACCCATCCCAGATAGGCTTTGCCTATTTGCTGGAAATCCTTTCGGCTATTGAAAAGTATTTTCCCCGAATACTGATCAATCAGTACGGCATCTCTTTTAGCCCATCCAATCTTACTTCTGGCATGCATCTGGAGGGCAAATGAACCTGCTGATTCAGTGGGAAGAAATACTGAGATTACCCGTGCATCTGGCATTTCTTTAGTTGCACGATAAAGTATATCCTTAAGCGGCAACGGTGCGATTCCTTTGATGTAGTGAGATTTGGTTTGGATGAGCTTTTTTATAACGCCCAGGTCCTCGCCGCCCACTTTCATCAGTACGGGTGCCCCTAAAATACCCAGGTTCATGCAAAACCCGGTCAAACACAGTACAATTACAAATGGTGCGGTATAAAATCCTATGGCATTGTGCCAGTCGTAATTTTGCCTTTTCCAACTGCTTTTAAACCTGACGGTTAGCACCGATTTAAGCTGTTTCCATTTTTGAGGAATCCAGAGACGCAGACCTGAAATAGTCAGTATAAGCAGCACTAATGTAGAGAGTCCGACAATGATTTTTCCAGGTAAGGAAAGCATCAGGTTCGCATGCAGCTCATTTAGTATCTTCACAAAGGAACTCCGATAAATTCTTTTACCGCATAGCTTCCCGCTATATGGATCGATAAAAGCTTCAATCGCCTC
This genomic interval carries:
- a CDS encoding M48 family metalloprotease, whose product is MKNKITHLALSALLLGSVSFASAQIKLNSKGIGALEKGVKAATFSDADASRLAKEAVGYMDTHNTVASEKDPYTIRLKKIFAKHKNEGGLALNFKVYKVKDINAFACADGSVRVFSSLMDIMTDDELLGIIGHEIGHVANKDSRDAVKSAYKREAMMDAAASQSGAINSLSESQLGSFATAILDSKYSRKQESEADEYAYNFMKKHNYKVTALASAFNKFAEMESSSGTKKSNSEKMLSSHPDSADRAAKVLARAKKDGLAG
- a CDS encoding PepSY domain-containing protein; translated protein: MKKKIDTIRWAKHQKRWFGKWHTYLGIIAGIVVSFIAATGSLLVFQDEIDRALNPGLFRTLEGKPKLAFHEVFDIMKRSYPARQISSISLSEKDDLCDAYIVMLSAKGKPGEAIEAFIDPYSGKLCGKRIYRSSFVKILNELHANLMLSLPGKIIVGLSTLVLLILTISGLRLWIPQKWKQLKSVLTVRFKSSWKRQNYDWHNAIGFYTAPFVIVLCLTGFCMNLGILGAPVLMKVGGEDLGVIKKLIQTKSHYIKGIAPLPLKDILYRATKEMPDARVISVFLPTESAGSFALQMHARSKIGWAKRDAVLIDQYSGKILFNSRKDFQQIGKAYLGWVQPLHYGNFGGMPTKIFAFVGGLSPLLLMISGLIIWWPRYNKQKPKNFSGTTTGPLKESVHREVPTIKSYRQTWFKASKQGGGYGLWIALISLVTGAIYGLPSKVIIEPALLTFYLVTSIVMLNFAVALITLILVLSAKGIVSFRSRLDIFGSVRYFALSLSISVVCLSLFFVLYKCGITEF